In Candidatus Poribacteria bacterium, a genomic segment contains:
- a CDS encoding AI-2E family transporter, which yields MNGSANQDPTSHPPNEEAPSKTVDPTSQINTEHLHAQTATLARETIIPLTQNVETMTSDIRLVVRESREQTRQARVANASLKIIAFGTTLISLAILIGVVYLLKDILALVVISFLIAYIFSPLVDLIERKGINRTLLVIIITLLMLSGLAFLSTVTVNSITGQIWKLLPLAVESDFEDDLDRGEIPESLRQKFVEGGVTLSQNATIAVEETGNRWKLTDTGNHRTYDVRKEENQLKVYETLGHLANLENLHEHLVDLATIILNQTPKFLRTPLLNYLEGTDDTAASTKVFEQASVQPLGHEQVDSLVERMEARISGFVLGHSQSIFSAIGSSARGAFSVFTTGVIILFLTFFLLNSGRQMKKAFIQIVPNRFFEVALVLIQGLDRQLGDYLRSRLIQTVIISIIAAIGYWILGLRFALLIGIIAGLANLIPYIGPFIGAIPAIIVVFLESRFGLGWSLLAVIMLTLVIQIIDNAIITPLIIGKSVELGPVTTIVVVLLGEQLLGLMGLLMAVPIAAMCKLIIEEVWTEFRGYSRSILVGH from the coding sequence ATGAACGGTTCTGCTAATCAGGATCCGACGTCCCATCCACCTAATGAAGAAGCACCTTCCAAGACGGTTGATCCCACCAGCCAAATCAACACGGAACATTTACATGCACAAACGGCTACGCTCGCACGAGAGACGATCATTCCATTGACACAAAATGTTGAGACAATGACGTCAGATATCCGGTTGGTAGTCCGTGAAAGCCGCGAACAGACACGCCAAGCCCGGGTAGCAAATGCCTCTCTGAAAATCATCGCCTTTGGTACAACGTTGATTTCGCTTGCAATTCTCATCGGCGTTGTCTATCTGCTCAAGGATATTCTCGCACTGGTAGTGATTTCGTTCCTAATCGCTTACATTTTTAGCCCACTTGTAGATCTAATCGAGCGAAAGGGGATTAATCGCACACTCTTGGTCATTATCATAACGCTATTAATGCTCAGCGGTCTTGCTTTCCTTTCAACAGTAACAGTCAATAGCATCACCGGACAGATTTGGAAGTTATTACCGTTGGCTGTGGAATCGGATTTTGAAGATGATTTAGACCGAGGTGAAATCCCGGAGTCTCTACGACAGAAGTTTGTGGAGGGTGGTGTCACACTTTCTCAAAATGCAACGATTGCCGTTGAAGAGACGGGCAACAGATGGAAGCTTACTGATACAGGGAATCACCGGACATACGATGTGAGAAAAGAAGAAAACCAGCTCAAGGTTTACGAAACACTTGGACATCTCGCCAATCTTGAAAATCTTCATGAACATCTTGTCGATCTAGCTACAATAATATTGAACCAAACCCCAAAGTTCCTGCGCACACCCTTGCTCAACTATCTTGAGGGAACGGACGATACGGCAGCCTCAACGAAAGTTTTTGAACAGGCGTCTGTTCAACCGCTCGGTCATGAACAAGTAGATTCCCTTGTTGAGCGGATGGAAGCCAGAATTTCGGGGTTTGTGCTTGGACACTCTCAGTCGATTTTCAGTGCAATTGGTAGTTCTGCGAGAGGCGCGTTTTCAGTATTTACAACCGGTGTTATCATCCTATTTTTAACCTTTTTTCTTCTTAACAGTGGACGCCAGATGAAGAAAGCTTTTATTCAGATTGTGCCAAATCGCTTCTTTGAAGTCGCTTTGGTACTGATTCAGGGACTCGATCGGCAATTAGGCGATTACCTTCGTAGTCGCTTGATTCAGACAGTAATAATCTCGATAATTGCCGCAATTGGGTATTGGATTTTGGGATTGCGGTTTGCACTTCTTATCGGGATTATCGCTGGACTAGCAAATCTGATTCCCTATATCGGTCCATTCATCGGGGCGATTCCTGCAATCATTGTTGTCTTCCTCGAGTCCCGATTCGGGCTTGGTTGGAGCCTATTGGCTGTTATCATGCTGACGCTTGTCATACAGATCATAGACAACGCGATTATTACACCATTGATAATAGGTAAGAGTGTTGAGTTGGGACCTGTAACAACAATTGTTGTGGTATTGCTTGGCGAGCAGTTACTCGGTTTAATGGGTTTGCTAATGGCAGTTCCGATTGCGGCAATGTGCAAGTTAATCATTGAGGAAGTGTGGACGGAATTTAGGGGATATTCACGGTCGATTCTTGTGGGACACTGA